In the Burkholderiales bacterium genome, GGGCGTGTATTGCCGATAGCCGGACGCGGTGCGTGCGGGCTGCTCCAGCAAACCTTCCCGCTCGTAGTAGCGTATGGTTTCGATCCCGGTCCCAGAGTCGTGAGCGAGCTTTCCTATCGTAAGTCCATTCATTGCTCTTACTCCTCCAGCCAAAGCTTAAACCTTGTATCCCGCTACGGAGTCAAGCGACTTGAGTACCGGCAATAGCGCGGGGTTGATAAAAGCAGAACGCCCACTAGGGCCAATCCGGTCATCATAAAAGGCGCGAACGCCATCTCCTGTTGCATCATCATCTCGCACATCTCCGCCATGCGGCGTGACGGTGAGCCATCGACCCCATTGCCTGCATCGTCTGGTCCGGCGGCGGTGCGAAGGCGACAGAGTTGGCCAGAACGAGCAAACATGCGGCAGCCTGTCACTTTATTTCGGAGCCGTTTTTCATTTCGAAACTCCTTAGTTTCACGTGCTCTGGAACAGCTATTTGTTGAACCGGCAGCGCAGTCAAAAGGTTCATGCATCGCGCGAAGGCTGCGAGTTACGCAGTCACGCGCGCGTCTTTAATGATTGGCCGAGACCCTTGCAGAGACCAGGCCAACCTGATTCCCAGCAGCAGCGTGAGCACCACGGCGTAATACAAGGGCTCCGCGACGTCTTTTTTGACCAGCCACCAATAGTGAATTACGCCCGCGACGGCGATGATGTAAACGAGCCGATGCAACTGCTGCCAGCGCTTCGCGCCCAGCCGCCTGATCATCGCGTTGGTCGAGGTGACCGCGAGCGGGATCAGGAGCACGAAGCTTGGGAAGCCGACCGTTATATACGGTCGCTTCATGATGTCCTTCACGATGCTGTCCCAGTCAAAGAATTGGTCCAGCAAAATATAAGTCGCGAAATGCAGGCAAGCGTAGAAAAATGCATACAGACCCAGCATGCGCCGCAAGCGTAGTAGCCAGTTGATGCTCAGCCATCGTCGCAGCGGTGTAATCGACAGCGTGATCAACAAAAATGACAGCGTCCAGGTGCCAGTCGAGCGCGTAATGAACTCGATCGGATTCGCGCTCAGGTTGTCAGTCAAGCCAAACCAAACAAGCCGCGCCAGTGGCAGCAAGCACGCGGCGAAAACCACGGCCTTCAGAAGGACGACGTTTTTTGGTTTTAAGTGAGCGGGCAGCATAAGCAAAGTCAGCGTTCGGGGAATAGGAACTGATGTAGTGTCGCGTAGCTTGTTCCCCCAAATGTCGCGCGAAGTTCACAATTCGGTCACAAGGTCAAAAGTATTTACGCAAGTCCATTCCCGCATAGAGCTGTGCAACCTGCTCGGCATAGCCGTTGAACGGAAGTGTCGGCCGCTTGAAAAATTCGCCGATACGCCGTTCCTTGGTCTGGTCCCAGCGCGGATGGTCGATAGCGGGGTTCACATTCGAATAAAAGCCATATTCGTGCGGCCCGGCGCGGTTCCAAGTCGTTAGCGGCTGCTTCTCAACGAAACGGATGCGCACGAGAGACTTACCGCTCTTGATGCCGTATTTCCACGGAATCACGACGCGCAGCGGCGCACCATTCTGGTTGGGAAGCACTTCGCCGTAGAGACCGACGCAAAGTATCGTCAGCGGGTGCATCGCCTCGTCCATGCGCAGGCCTTCGGTGTACGGCCAGTGGAGCACGGGCCCGCGCTGTCCCGGCATACGCCGCGGATCATGCAAGGTCGTGAACTCGACAAATTTTGCGCGGCTATTCGGCTCCGCACGTTTGATCAATTCCGACAGGGAATAGCCGACCCAGGGAATCACCATCGACCAGGCTTCGATGCAGCGCATGCGATAGATACGTTCTTCCAGAGGCTCGAGCTTTAGCAACTCGTCAACGTCATAGGTCTTCGGCTTGCTGACTTCGCCGTCAACGGTTAGAGTCCACGGCCTCGGTTGGAAATTCCGTGAATGCTGCGCAGGATCCGATTTGCCAGTTCCAAATTCATAGAAGTTGTTGTAAGTCGCGACATCCTTGTACGGCGTCAATTTCTCGTTCGTACTCAATTCGCTTTTGCGCGAACCGGAAAGTTTCATTCGACCCGAGTCGGCAGGCGGTGCGCTGTCGCAGGCCGGAATCAGCAAAGCAGCGCCCACGGCGGCTGTGGTCTTGATGAATTCGCGGCGGTTCAAATAAAGTTCGTGGCCGGTAATCTCGGATGGGATAACGTCGCGCACTTTCCTGATCAGCATGATAGAAACCTCGATGTCTTGCTGCGCAATTCCCGCTCACGCCCCGGCCGGCGCGAACTGGCTCGCCGGCCGCTTCGCTTTCAATTTCCTGCGCTGTATCAGCAAATAGGCCGCGGGAACAACGAACATGGATAGCAGTGGTGCGGTAATCATGCCACCGACCATCGGTGCTGCGATGCGTTGCATGACTTCCGATCCGGTTCCCCCGCCGAGCATGATGGGCAGCAGTCCGGCGATGATGACCGCAACCGTCATGGCTTTCGGACGAACGCGCAGCACCGCGCCTTCGCTGATGGCTTCCTTCAATTCCTCTTCGCCGCGTAGGCGGCCTTCGGCCCGGAAACGTTCTATCGCGTGATCGAGATAGATCAGCATGATCACGCCAAACTCCGCCGCGACTCCCGCGAGCGCGATGAAGCCGACGCCGGATGCGATCGACATGTCATAGCCCAATAAATAGATGAGCCAGAAACCGCCGATCAGCGCGAACGGCAGCGTTGCCATGATCAGCAACGCCGAACCGAATCTGCCGAAGGTCAGATAAAGCAGCACCAGGATGATCGCAAGCGTCGCCGGCACCACGATCTGCAAACGTTTGTTGGCGCGTTCCAGGTACTCGAACTGCCCAGACCAACTGATCGAATAACCCGGAGGAAGATCAACCCGCAGCCGCACCAGCCTCTGCGCATCCTTGACCACCGAGCCGAGATCGCGCCCGCGAATATCGACATAAATCCAGCCGTTCAGGCGCGCGTTCTCGCTTCTCAGCATCGGCGGCCCATCGGTTATTTTGAGGTTCGCGACGCTGCCCAAGGTGATCGTGGCGCCGCTTTCAGTAATGATCGGAAGCTGGCGCAGCTTGGCGACCGAATCGCGAATTTCGCGCGGGTAACGCACGTTGACTGGATAACGCTCCAATCCTTCGACAGTCTCGGTGACGTTCTCGCCGCCAATCGCGACGGCGACGATCTGCTGCACTTCGTCGATATTGAGCCCATAGCGTGCCGCGGCATTACGGTCGATATCGACCTCGATATAACGCCCGCCGGTTACGCGTTCGGCGAAGGCCGAGGTCACGCCCGGCACGGTTTTTACGAGCTGCTCGATTTCCCTGCCGATTTTTTCGATTACTTTGAGATCGGCTCCGGCAATCTTGATGCCGACCGGACTTTTGATTCCAGTGGCGAGCATGTCGATGCGATTGCGGATCGGCGGCACCCATAGATTCGAGAGCCCCGGGATGTTGACGGCGCGGTCGAGTTCTTCGATCAGCTTTTCGACTGTCCAGCCTTCGCGCCATTCCGATTGAGGCTTGAGCTGGACGGTAGTTTCAAGCATCTCGAGCGGCGCCGGATCCGTCGCGGTCTCGGCGCGGCCAGCTTTCCCAAACACGGTTTCGACTTCCGGGAAGGTTGCGATGATGCGATCGGTCTGCTGCAGAATTTCGGCCGCCTTGCCCGCGGAGATTCCGGGTAAAGTAGTTGGCATATAGAGCAGATCGCCCTCGTACAGCGGGGGCATGAATTCGCTGCCGAGGCGCAGCAGGGGATAAGCTGTAGCCACCAGTAGCAGCAAGGCTGTCAGCAGGGTGATCTTGGGAAAGCGCAGCACCAGCGCAATCAGCGGCCGATAGATCGCGATCAGGAAACGGTTGAGAGGATTTTTGGTTTCATCGGGAATTCTTCCGCGGATGAAGTAACCCATAAGCACCGGGATCAGCGTGACCGAAAGTGCGGCAGCCGCCGCCATCGCATAGGTCTTAGTGTAGGCGAGTGGAGAAAACAGCCGCCCCTCCTGCGCTTCGAGCGTGAACACCGGGATGAAACTCAAGGTGATGATCAACAGGCTGAAGAACAGCGCCGGCCCGACTTCGGCGGCGGCAGCGACGATCAAACTCCAGTGCTCGTCGCGTTTTATTTTTTGGTCGGGATGCGCGTGCTTCCACGCTTCCAGATGCTTGTGAGCGTTCTCGATCATCACCACCGATGCATCGACCATTGCGCCGATCGCGATCGCAATCCCGCCGAGCGACATGATATTGGCATTGACACCCTGGTAGTACATGACAATGAAGGCAATCAGAATGCCAATGGGCAAGGTGACGATGGCGACCAGCGACGAACGCAGGTGAAACAGGAACACCAGGCACACGAGCGCCACGACGATGAATTCCTCGACGAGCTTGCGCGTGAGATTTTCGATCGCGCGTTCGATGAGACCCGAGCGGTCGTAGGTTTCGACGATTTCGACACCTTGCGGCAAACTCGGCTTGAGGCTTTCGAGCTTCTCCTTGACCGCGGCGATGGTATCGAGCGCGTTTCTGTCCTGACGCATGACGATGACGCCGCCCACCGCCTCACCTTCGCCATCGACTTCCGAAACGCCGCGCCGGATTTCCGGCCCGATCTGTACGCGCGCCACGTCTTTTAATTGAATAGGTGTCCCGTTCTCGCCTAATCCAAGAGGTATTGCCCGGAAATCATCGAGGGTTTTGAGATAACCGGTCGCGCGTACCACGTATTCGGCTTCGCCCAATTCGACGACCGCGCCGCCGGTTTCTGAATTGGCGTTTTTAATCGCCTGGACGATGCGCGCTTGCGGAATGCGAAAGCTGCGCATGCGGTCGGGATCGAGCACCACCTGATACTGCTTTACGAAGCCGCCGATGGTCGCGACTTCTGCGACATTCGGCACCGTCTTCAATTCATATTTCAGGAACCAGTCCTGCAGTCCCCGCAATTGCGAAATGTCGTATTTGCCGCTCCTGTCAACCAGCGCGTATTCGTAGATCCAGCCCACACCGGTTGCGTCCGGGCCAATCGCAGATTTGGCATTCGCCGGCAGCCTTCCCGCCACCTGATTCATATATTCAAGAACACGCGAGCGCGCCCAATACAAATCGGTGCCGTCCTCGAACAGCACGTAGACGAACGAATCGCCGAAGAATGAATAACCGCGCACCGCTTTCGCACCCGGCACCGACATCATGGTGGTCGTCAGCGGATAGGTAACCTGGTCTTCAACGACGCGCGGCGCCTGGCCGGGGTACGTGGTCTTGATGATGACCTGCACGTCGGACAGATCGGGTATCGCATCGAGCGGCGTTTGGAAGACAGCCCAAACGCCCCACGCAGTGACCATGAGCGTGGCCATCAAAACCAGAAAACGGTTGTAGATGGACCAGCGAATCAAGCTCGCGATCATGGCTTCATTCCCTGCATGGGATCGCCATTCTTCATGCCCTTTTTGGAATCACCTCCCGTCATTCCTTTCATAGACCCGCTCTCCGGCATTCCTTTCATGGAACTTCGGTCCATCATTCCCTTTGTCGGATCGCTTCCCTTCATGCCTTCCATCGCTTCGCCACCCGCCATTCCCTTGCCGGTCTGTCCATCGGGTGTCCCGCTCGCCGCCGCTTCGGGCTCGGCCAGGCGATCAAGCGCCGTTCTCAAACTACTGGTCGAATCGATCAGGAACTGGCCGGATGCGACGACTTTCTGGCCTTTCTCGAGTCCGTCGACAATCTGTGTTTTTCCGCCCGCTTCCATGCCGGTTTTGACTTCGACCGGCTTGAACTTGCCTTCGCCCGTGGCCAGAATCACCACACTGCGCCGTCCTGTCTTGATCACTGCTTCCGTCGGCACGGTTAGGGTATCGGCTGTCTTCTCGCCATAGAGCGTGATATCGGCATACATGCCTGGCTTGAGTTTGAGGTTCGGATTCTTCAGTACGATGCGCGCTTCGAGCGTCCGCGTCGCTTTGTCGAGCCTCGGATAGATGTAATCGACCCGGCCTTTAAACACCCTGCCGGGAAAGGCTGGAAGCGTAATCTCGGCGGAGCTGTCTGCGCCGATCGAGCCCGCCTGGGATTCGGGAATTTCGGCGATGACCCAGACCGTTGACAAGTCCACGAGGTTGAACATGGCCATCCCCGGCTTGACTTCCGTGCCCTCGCGCACGCCGAGTTCGGCGACGATGCCGTTAAGCGGCGAATAGAATGCGACGCGGCGTTGCGGTTCACGGGTGTTTTCGAGTTTGCGAATTTGCGCATCGTTCAAGCCCAACAATGAGAGCCGGGCACGTGAAGCACGTGCAAGAACGTCGTTGCCTCCTTGGGCGATATTCAATGCGAGCAGATATTCTTCCTGGGCCACGAGCAGGTCGGGCGCATACACTTCAGCGAGCAATTGACCGCGCTTGACGGAATCGCTGACCGCTCTGACGTGCAAACGCTCGACCCATCCCGAGGCGCGGCTTTGCACGACCTCGATTTGCCGTTCGTTCGCCTGCACGCTGCCGACGACATCGACCTCTTGGGAAAATGCGCCGCTTTCGACCAGCGCGGTGCGGATGCCCAGATTCTGTATGATGCGCGGACTGATACTCACGGTGCCTTCGGCGTCGGCTCCTTCCTCGTAGACCGGAACGAGTTGCATGTCCATGAAAGGGGATGGTCCGGGCTTATCGAACTTTTGTTGCGGGAACATGGGATCGTGCCAATACAGCGGTTTTTTTTCGCCCGAAGCGGGCGCTTCGCTTTCCGTGGTCGATAAATCCTGCGCTGGTGATGTGGCGCCGTCCTTCGCGTCGGCGAACCATACTGGCCGAATGAACCACTCATATCCGATCACCGCCGCCACGGCGATGATCGCAATCAATACGATCAAGCCAAGCTTCTTCATCAATCGATCCTTCATTCCAAAAACCAACGCAACTGGACCGCTGCCTTCGCCGCATCGACCTGCAGCGCCAAGCGCTGCAATTGCAAGTCCAGTTCGGCACGACGTGCTTCGAGCACCGAGGCAAGATCGACCCGACCGGATTGATACGCTGCCACCGCTGCCTCCAGACGTTGTCTCGCTTGCGGCAGAATGGCCTTGTCGAAATATCGCGCCGTGCGTTCTTCGGCAGAAGACCATTCAGCGTAATAACGACGAACCTCCGCTTTGATCGCGCGCGATGCGTCCTCCTTGAGCGATTGAGATTTGTCGAGCAGCGCAAGTCTGGAACTCAGGTTCCGGTCCTGGCGGTTTTTGGTGAACAGCGGGAGATCGACGCCGACTTGAACACCGATAAAATCGGAGAACGCAGGGCGCGCGCCGTAGTAAACATCCACGCGCACATCCGGTTTGTAAGCCTGGCGTGCCAGCGCGACTTCGTTCTGTGCGGCCTCGACCTGTTTGCTCAGGTTGTTAAGGTGCGGATGGTTTTCGGCCTGTTGCAGTACCCGCTGCAGGCTCGGCGGTTCGGGCAATTCAGGCAACGCTTCGCTGACCGGCAGGTCGGCCGCCTCACCTATCCAGCGCGATAGCGCGGCGCGGGCGAGAGCAGCACGTTTTGCGTACTCGGCCTCGCGGTCCCGTAGCAAATCCAGCGTCACATTCTCACCCAAGACATCGGCCTGGCTTTTCTTGCCGGCGCGATAGGCAATACCGAGCGATTCAATCTGAATCTGGCTCTCTTTTTGCAATGCCCGGACAAGTTGCATTGCTTGTTCTGGATAAAACACGTCGAGCCAGGCGAGTGCCGCGTCGCGGCGGATCGTGCGCTGCATCAGGTCAAGTTCCTGGGCTTTCTGCTGCGCATCCAATTGCTCGCGTACTCCCCGCAGCCGACGCTTTTCCTGTCGCGGGAATTCCTGCGAGACGCCGACCGTCAGCATGGTGAAATTGTCACGCGTGAAGCTCAGCGCATCGGAGCCGGTAACCGGGTAATCCTTCAGTCCTCCCGTGAGTTTGGGGTCGGGCAATTGTGACGCGGCGACGGCATTTTGTTCTGCCGCCTTGATTGCCGATTGCTGACCAGCCAATAGCGGCTGATTGTTTAATGCCAGCTCGGCTGCTTCGTCTAAGCCCAATGGCGCGGCGGCGAGCGGCGCGCTGCTGATAACGAACGCAAGCGCTACGCTTGATATGTCGAACTTGAACATGATTTTCTCCGCATACAAATACGATTTCGCGCCTTTGCGGGCGCGGACAACAACGTATTGCGGGAGGCTAAATCAGAAAACTACAGAAGCGGATCGGAATAGGGGGATCGGAGATGAAGACTGCGGGACTATCTGCGCTTATGACTTGCACAGTCTGCGCAGGGGCCTCGGGCAGTGTCAGAATGGCTAATTGCGATAGTGCAAGGATGGGCAACTCGGTGTAGCTGGCGCTCTGATTCTCATCAGTGCAATCGGCAAGGCAGGCGTTGCCATTGTCATGGCACGGCTGTTCATCAAACGCCATGGCGGGCGCCATTTCGGCCATCATGCAAGGCTCTGCCGCGTGCGCGAATTGCGTGAATAGCATGAGCGCCAATAAAGAGCGGCTCAGGCAAGTCAGCAATCTGCGCGTAATGACCATATCAATTCCATTTTATTACGGCGAGTGAGACTCATTGTAGTCACGAAGGTTCGCGGCGTCGAGGCCGAATCGACGCGAGCCCATGGGTTCCGATCATCCGGCGCTGTTCTTCCGGAAAGGTGATTTTTGATAGGCCCCTCCGGACTGCCTCGCTGCGCGTTCGCCTAGCTGCCCGGCGAAGCAGTCGGCCATCTGCGCACTTTGCGTTTCGTGCTTTTTGGCGATTGCATGACTATGCCGGATTTCAGCTTCGCCGTAGCGCCCGGCGAAACTGGCGATTGAGGTCGTCATCAGGCCAAGCATTACGACGGCGAGCATCGGGGCTTTTATTCTTAACATGATCTTCTCCTATTCAAGTTGAGGGAGCCGGCGGCTGGAAAGTGCCGTCGTCCGATTGCTACGATACTCAGGGAACATCACGCTCAGGTCACGGGACCATTACATATCCGTCCCGGACGCTCCAGCACGAATCGCTCTAACAGACCCCAGTTCTATATTCAAGCAAAGGCGAGTGTTCTTTGCACGCGCGTTTGCCCTATCATCTCGGTTTTAGCCAAGCGCAGCCCGGATGCAATGGCGAAATCAGGGAAATCGTCGATTCCCCGGATTTCACTTCGGTGCATCCGGGCTACGCTTGCTTTGCTTTGATCTTCTCGGTGAACTCTGTGTCCTCTGTGGCTTGAAAGATAAAGTTATGCCATCTTCATCGAACGCGGCCTTCGTGCAATGGTTCCGCCGCGCCGCGCCGTACATCCACGCGTTTGGCGGCAAGACGTTCGTGATCGCGTTCGGCGGCGAAGTCGTCGCCGACGGCGGCTTCATCGGCTTGACGCACGATCTGAACCTGCTCGCGAGCCTGGAAATCAAGTTGGTGCTCGTGCACGGCGCCCGTCCGCAAATCGAAAACCGCTTACTCGCGTCCGGCATTGAGCCGCGCTATGTAAACGGCATACGCATTACCGACGCCGAAACCCTGCAATGCGCGAAGGAATCGATCGGCCGCGTGCGCGTTGAGATCGAAGCGCTGCTGTCGATGGGGCTGGCGAATTCGCCCATGGCCAATGCGCAAATTCGCGTCGCCAGCGGCAACTTCGTCACGGCGCGCCCGATCGGCGTGATCGACGGCGTCGATCTGCTGCATACCGGCGAGACGCGCAAGATCGACGCTGCCGGCATCCGCGCCTGCCTCGACGATAACGATGTCGTGCTGCTGTCGCCGCTCGGTTATTCGCCGACCGGGGAAATTTTCAACCTGACCCTGGAAGACGTCGCGCTGCAGACGGCGGTCGCGCTGTCCGCCGAGAAGCTGATATTCATGATGGACGCGGCCGGCATTACCGACCGCAAGGGCCAGTTGCTGCGCGAATTGACCGCGGCCGAAGCTGACGCGCAACTGCAGACTGACAAGGGCAAGGAGCGGGCCCAGCACATCCCCGACGATGTTGCTCTCTACTTGCCGTGCGCGGCGCAAGCCTGCCGCGCCGGTGTGCAGCGCGCGCATTTGATCAGCCGCCATCTCGACGGCGCGTTGCTGCTCGAACTTTTCACGCGCGATGGCATCGGTACCATGGTGACGCGCGACGCGCTGCAAAAGCTGCGCCCGGCCAATATCAACGACATCGCGGGCATCCTCGCGTTGATCGAGCCGCTCGAACAACAGGGCGTGCTGGTGCGGCGCAGCCGCGAATTGCTCGAGCGCGAGGTCAATCATTTTGTGGTCGTCGAGCACGATGGCCGCATCGTCGGTTGCGCGGCGCTGTATCCGTTTGCGAAAAACGGCGCCGGCGAGCTTGCCTGCCTGACTGTGGAGTCGGCCTATCGCGATTCCGGCGCCGGGCAGAGCCTGCTCGACAACATTGAAGCCAAAGCGCGTCGGCAAAAAATCAGGAAGCTGTTCGTTCTGACGACGCGGGCGGCGCACTGGTTTATCGAGCGCGGCTTCAGCGAGACCGATGTCGACAGCCTGCCGCCGCGGCGCCAATCGTTATATAACTACAGCCGCCGCTCGAAAATTTTCGTGAAGCCGCTGCCGCGTTAGCGGCGGATGCCGGCTTGCCGCGCGATAATATGCTGTTACGGACAGAGGAAAAATCATGGCAAGAACAGTGCAATGTGTGAAGCTGAAGCGTGAAGCCGAAGGGCTCGACTACCCGCCGTACCCGGGCGAACTCGGCCAGAAAATTTTCGAGAACGTGTCGAAAGAGGCATGGAAGGGCTGGCTCGAGCACCAGAAGATGCTGGTCAACGAAAACCGGCTGAATCTCGCCGACATCAAGGCGCGCAAATATCTGGCCGAGCAAATGGAGCGGCACTTCTTCGGCGCCGGCGCCGAAGCGGCCGCGGGCTACACGCCGCCGAGCAAGTAGTTTGCGTCCTGCCGGGCAGGCCAATGCAAACGACATATCGAGGGGCATCGAAGGCCGCGCCCGGACCCAGGAGTCACCGTTACGGAAATCGAACTCAAGCTGCTGGTTGCGCCGGAACATCTGACGCGCTTGCGCCGGCATCCGCTGTTGCGCGCGGCTCAAGGTAAGAAAGCGCTCAGCCGCAGATTCATCGCCGAGTATTACGACACCGCCAAGTTCGACTTGCGGCGCGCCGGCGTTGGTCTGCGTTTGCGTCGCGAGGGCCGGCGCATCGTGCAGACGGTGAAACGCGAAGGCCGCGTCGACGGCGGTTTGCATCAACGCCCGGAGTGGGAGACCGAAACGCGCGACGGCAAGCTCGATTTCGCCGCGCTCGCAGAAACCGGCTGGTGCAAGCACTTCGACGATCCCGATTTGCGGAATCGTCTGCAGCCGATATTCACGACCGAATACCGACGCACGACGCGCATCATCGAACCGGGCCCTGGCTGCGTCATCGAATTTTGCCTCGATCAGGGCGAGATACGCGCGCAGGGCAGGGCGCACCCGATCTGCGAAGTCGAGCTCGAACTGCGCAGCGGCGAGCCGTCCGCGCTCTACGATCTCGCGCTGGCGCTCGACCAGACCATACCGCTCAAGATCGGAAGACATTCCAAGCCCGAGCGCGGCTATCTGCTTTTGACCGAGCCTGCCGCGCAGCCGGTTAAGGCGGCCCCGATCGAACTTTTCGCGGACATGAACGTCGCCGCGGCGTTCAGCCACATCGCTTTCGACGGCATCGCGCATCTGGAAGAAAACGAGGCCGGCACGCTGGTGCACGCGGACCCGGAGTATCTGCATCAGATGCGCGTTGCGGTACGCCGGCTGCGTTCAGCTTTCAGCATGTTCCGCGCGGCTTTGTCCGGGCCGGAATTCGAACGGTATGCGGAAGAACTGCGCTGGCTCGGCCAGGCGCTGGGGCCGGCGCGGGACTGGGACGTGTTCACCATTGAAACCCTGCCGCAGATCGCCGCGCAGTTTGCCTCGCTCCCCGGCATCGATTGGCTCGGCAAGGAAGCGGTGCGGGCGCGCGCCGAGGCCAACGAGGTGGCGGCGCAAGCGATCGAATCGCGGCGCTATCAGCGGCT is a window encoding:
- a CDS encoding CYTH and CHAD domain-containing protein codes for the protein MRRHPLLRAAQGKKALSRRFIAEYYDTAKFDLRRAGVGLRLRREGRRIVQTVKREGRVDGGLHQRPEWETETRDGKLDFAALAETGWCKHFDDPDLRNRLQPIFTTEYRRTTRIIEPGPGCVIEFCLDQGEIRAQGRAHPICEVELELRSGEPSALYDLALALDQTIPLKIGRHSKPERGYLLLTEPAAQPVKAAPIELFADMNVAAAFSHIAFDGIAHLEENEAGTLVHADPEYLHQMRVAVRRLRSAFSMFRAALSGPEFERYAEELRWLGQALGPARDWDVFTIETLPQIAAQFASLPGIDWLGKEAVRARAEANEVAAQAIESRRYQRLLLHLSAWLTTLQAPQQAPMNADAAPTESAAGNRATGQAAAAAAAPSTLSESAVVEPPVVAEPPAIEGPAAADRIALTGIREYADSILSKRRKRVKKCGRDLAQRSAAERHQLRIAVKKLRYAIEFFSALYARKKVKEFTAALTALQEVLGALNDAAVTQTLLSRLPASAAIEHEAVGIVAGYSAALAQARQVSLDQRWNALRRHKAFW